A region of the bacterium genome:
GCTCAAGAATCTCAAAACCGGCGAAAGCCGCGAGCTCAAGGTCGACGGCATCTTCGTGGCGATCGGCCACGTCCCCAACTCGGCCTTCGTCCCCGAATTGTCGACCGACGCCAACGGCTACATCCTGACGACCAAGGGCAGCCACACCGACATCCCCGGCGTCTTCGCGGCCGGCGACTGCGTCGACCACACCTACCGCCAAGCCATCACCGCCGCCGGCATGGGTTGCATGGCGGCCTTGGATGCCGAGCGCTATTTGGCGGGCTTGGGCCTGGATCACTGATGCTGTCATTCCGAGCGAAGCGAGGAATCTCATACCCACCAAGCCGGCTATAGCTCCGTCCTCTATTCTATATTACGGTCGTGAGATCCTTAAATGACGGGTTCGATTTTCGAACCAAATTGATTTTTTTGATTCGAGACCAGGACTTAATTTGTTTTTCACGAGCGATCGCAAGCCTGACCTCCTCAAACGCTTCAAAGTAAATTAGACGATTCAAGTTATAGCTTGACGTAAAGCCCTCCTTGTTTTTTGAAGAGTGTTCCCAAAGCCGGCGTCGAAGATCATTGGTGACACCGACGTACAAGGTCCCGGAGCGATTAGTCAGCAGATAAACATAATAAATTTTCGCCTTCATCCGGGTGAAAGAAGCAAATAGGATACCAGGTTTTTACGCCACCTTGGTGGGTATGAGATTCCTCGCCTCGCTCGGAATGACATGGCTCAAACTTTGCTTCTAACCCCACCATGAGCACCGTCACCCTGCTCTCGGCCGGAATCCTCGGTATCGATGCCTTCCCCATCCACGTCGAAGTCGACATCGGCCAAGGCTTGCCCGGATGGTCCACCGTCGGCTTGCCCGAAAGCGCGGTGCGGGAATCCAAAGACCGGGTCATCGCCGCCATTCACAACTGCGGCTATGAATTTCCTTTCCACCGCATCACCCTCAACCTGGCTCCGGCCGACGTCAAAAAACAGGGCACGGCCTACGATCTTCCCATCGCTCTCGGCCTTTTGGCGGCCTCCGGGGTCGTCGACCCTCGGGCCATCGAAGGCTATGCGCTGATGGGCGAGCTTACCTTGCATGGGAAACTGCGCCCGGTTCGCGGCGCC
Encoded here:
- a CDS encoding GIY-YIG nuclease family protein, which codes for MKAKIYYVYLLTNRSGTLYVGVTNDLRRRLWEHSSKNKEGFTSSYNLNRLIYFEAFEEVRLAIAREKQIKSWSRIKKINLVRKSNPSFKDLTTVI
- a CDS encoding magnesium chelatase domain-containing protein, with amino-acid sequence MSTVTLLSAGILGIDAFPIHVEVDIGQGLPGWSTVGLPESAVRESKDRVIAAIHNCGYEFPFHRITLNLAPADVKKQGTAYDLPIALGLLAASGVVDPRAIEGYALMGELTLHGKLRPVRGA